In Myxococcales bacterium, the following are encoded in one genomic region:
- a CDS encoding acyl--CoA ligase: protein MTELTFRNGVPQYTLAHYEQDYADRHLLHGCVAKWAREIPNKVAIMHYDSGRDYTYRQFDQITTAFALKLLRLGFQPGDFFATMLPFLAEHIFLEYACFKIGVIHAPLDLRLKAPEVIRSLGLIKAKGFAYLGKTPNADFSLIGQAVKDACPYVERFVQFSPPAETLPFAISAFNLAAEAEAEAKAALADPAHSEILAQYQKIAGAIKETDGAQVIYTTGSTGLPKPALLSHRNITSQNMCLGGSFDIKGEARMLVNLPPSHVGGQAEQLMTPLFWGGTAVVLQIFDPAKTLDAIQKYKVDSFGQIPALFAMEWRLPNYQDFDLSSLKFALYGGQQVTRQFLEQLAAMAPKFGTGLGLTEMGGFCTYTPLDGTVDDILASVGFDMPVSPISIRKGLNPDGTAGESLATGEIGEICFSGPQVFIAYVNNEEAYRKTVSTDGVCYTGDLGFYDEKGLHFSGRSKLVIKPKGYQVHPAQIEEHFCELRDQVASAAAVGAPHEVFTEGVVLFIEKKAGAALTQADLDAHAKKIAAYMRPSLYILLEPGQMPLNRVAKTDYVSLKEQAKQAIEKARAAGGWDRE from the coding sequence ATGACTGAACTGACTTTCCGCAACGGGGTGCCGCAATATACCTTGGCCCATTACGAGCAGGATTACGCCGACCGGCACCTGCTGCACGGCTGCGTCGCCAAGTGGGCGCGCGAAATACCGAACAAAGTCGCGATCATGCATTACGATTCCGGCCGCGATTACACCTATCGGCAATTCGATCAGATCACGACGGCCTTCGCGCTCAAGCTGCTCCGCCTCGGATTTCAGCCGGGTGATTTTTTCGCCACCATGCTGCCCTTCCTGGCCGAACATATTTTTCTGGAATATGCCTGTTTCAAAATCGGCGTCATCCACGCGCCGCTCGATTTGCGTCTGAAAGCGCCCGAAGTGATCCGTTCGCTCGGCCTGATCAAGGCCAAGGGTTTCGCCTACCTCGGCAAGACGCCCAACGCCGACTTTTCGCTGATCGGCCAGGCCGTGAAGGACGCCTGCCCCTACGTCGAGCGCTTCGTTCAATTCTCGCCGCCGGCCGAGACGCTGCCGTTCGCCATTTCGGCCTTCAACCTCGCCGCCGAGGCCGAGGCCGAAGCGAAAGCCGCGCTGGCCGATCCGGCGCACTCGGAAATTCTCGCCCAATACCAGAAAATCGCCGGCGCGATCAAAGAAACCGACGGCGCCCAGGTGATCTATACCACCGGCTCGACCGGTCTGCCCAAACCGGCGCTGCTTTCGCACCGCAACATCACCTCGCAGAACATGTGCCTCGGCGGTTCGTTCGATATCAAGGGCGAGGCGCGCATGCTGGTCAACCTGCCGCCCTCGCACGTCGGCGGCCAGGCCGAGCAGTTGATGACCCCGCTCTTTTGGGGCGGCACGGCCGTGGTGCTGCAGATTTTCGACCCGGCCAAGACCCTGGACGCCATCCAGAAGTACAAGGTCGATAGTTTCGGGCAGATCCCGGCGCTGTTCGCGATGGAATGGCGGTTGCCGAATTACCAGGATTTCGACCTGTCCTCCTTGAAATTCGCCCTGTACGGCGGCCAGCAGGTGACCCGACAGTTCCTCGAACAACTGGCGGCGATGGCCCCCAAGTTCGGCACCGGCCTGGGCCTGACCGAAATGGGCGGCTTCTGCACCTACACGCCGCTGGACGGCACGGTCGACGACATCCTGGCCAGCGTCGGTTTCGACATGCCGGTGTCACCGATCTCGATCCGCAAGGGCCTGAATCCCGACGGCACCGCCGGCGAGTCGCTGGCGACCGGCGAAATCGGCGAAATCTGCTTTTCCGGCCCGCAGGTGTTCATCGCCTATGTCAACAACGAGGAAGCCTACCGCAAGACCGTCTCGACCGACGGGGTCTGCTACACCGGCGATTTGGGTTTTTACGACGAGAAAGGCCTGCACTTTTCGGGACGGTCCAAGCTGGTGATCAAGCCGAAGGGCTATCAGGTGCACCCGGCGCAGATCGAAGAGCATTTCTGCGAGTTGCGCGATCAGGTGGCTTCGGCCGCGGCGGTCGGCGCGCCCCACGAGGTGTTCACCGAAGGCGTGGTGCTGTTCATCGAAAAGAAAGCGGGCGCCGCGTTGACCCAGGCCGATCTCGACGCGCACGCGAAGAAGATCGCCGCCTACATGCGGCCGTCGCTGTACATCCTGCTCGAGCCCGGCCAGATGCCGCTCAATCGCGTCGCGAAAACCGACTACGTCAGCCTGAAGGAACAAGCCAAGCAGGCGATCGAAAAGGCGCGCGCCGCGGGCGGCTGGGATCGCGAATAA
- a CDS encoding M23 family metallopeptidase encodes MTPRRNRQFTLLLLDDQDRVRRLRFTERTLRFGLAMLGGLALLFLLLVFYYVGARFTIRSLELQLHGPAASAATAAPASAGAGVDDALLEKSHADQTGLVADRYYHAAHWSWMSAPARWPLRGWVTSEFGLRVNPLTAAPEMHTGVDIAVPVGTAVVATAPGRVVFVGEDPAYGLVAVIAHGQGYTSFLGHLDRAVVVAGQEVQEGDIIGRSGNTGQSSGPHLHYELRRFGIPVDPRPFLPEMGQAAAAPAPPPAAAPSTEQTPAADSATPAAATPPPMVEVPSLVPTAEPNTVYGD; translated from the coding sequence ATGACACCCCGCCGCAATCGCCAGTTTACGCTGCTGCTGCTCGACGACCAGGATCGCGTGCGGCGCCTGCGTTTCACCGAACGCACCCTGCGGTTCGGATTGGCGATGCTCGGCGGCCTGGCCTTGCTGTTTTTGCTGCTCGTTTTCTATTACGTCGGCGCGCGCTTCACCATCCGTAGTCTGGAACTGCAACTGCACGGTCCCGCCGCGTCGGCGGCGACCGCCGCGCCCGCGTCCGCCGGGGCCGGCGTCGACGACGCCCTGCTGGAAAAATCGCACGCCGATCAGACCGGCCTGGTCGCCGACCGCTATTATCACGCCGCCCATTGGTCGTGGATGAGCGCGCCGGCCCGCTGGCCGCTGCGCGGCTGGGTGACCAGCGAATTCGGCCTGCGCGTCAATCCGCTGACCGCCGCGCCCGAGATGCATACGGGCGTCGACATCGCCGTGCCCGTGGGGACTGCGGTGGTCGCGACGGCGCCGGGCCGGGTGGTGTTCGTCGGCGAGGACCCGGCATACGGGCTGGTGGCGGTGATCGCGCACGGCCAGGGCTACACGTCGTTTTTGGGGCATCTGGACCGCGCCGTTGTCGTGGCCGGCCAGGAAGTACAGGAAGGCGACATCATCGGCCGGTCGGGCAATACCGGGCAAAGCTCGGGGCCGCACCTGCACTACGAATTGCGACGCTTCGGCATCCCGGTCGACCCGCGGCCCTTCCTGCCCGAAATGGGCCAGGCCGCCGCCGCGCCCGCGCCGCCGCCCGCCGCCGCGCCGTCAACGGAGCAAACGCCGGCCGCCGACAGCGCCACGCCCGCCGCGGCCACTCCGCCGCCCATGGTCGAGGTTCCCTCTCTCGTCCCGACCGCCGAGCCGAATACGGTTTACGGCGACTGA